The segment GTTAGCTCCCTTGCCACACGACCGCAATTTTTAAAACCGCCAGAACAAACAGCACAATCCCCACCTAACCAATCTATAACTCCATTACTCTCCAGTACTCCTTCTACAGCAGACATTAGTAATAGCGTGAAAACCGAACCTTTAGGTGTAGAGAAGCCCTCGACAATTACTATTGATGACTTGAGAAATTGGTACAATGCCGCCGATAAGTTAGGGAAGCCGGAGAATTACAAAAAACGGATTGTGGAAGTCGCAAATGGGTTTAAGTCTGGTGAGCAATTATCAGCCCAAGCCTTGACAGTAATGAATAAAGATACATCTGAGCTTGAAGCCATTAGTCGGCTGACTCAAATTGCTCAAAGGATTGGCATGGTTTGGGGTAAGTCTAATGAAAATGGTACTCAAGTTTTAGGAAAAATTTATGATTTAACCTTTAGTACCCAGCAGAGGGATTTAACTATTTCGCAGAAAAATGGCGAGGTAATTTTGAATTTGCAATCGGGTCAAGTGCAGACTAATAAACTAACTCCACAGATATTGCAAACTTTTGAGGACGCTAATACTCAAATTGATAAAATTTTAGCCAAATCTATTGGACAAGACGTGGAACTACAAAGATAACATTTGGCGCGATCAGAAAGAGAAAAAACAAAGCGACGGGTAAAACCACATCGCTTTGCACAATTAACCTAAAATCTCAATCACAGCTTTCAATATTGACGGTGCTTTCGAGTTAGCTGGAATGAATACTCGCTTTTTCCACTGAATAATTTCGGTAAAGCATCCAACAGCCACAAGCCTGTCAGCCAATGACAAAGCATTGACCAATTCAATCCGCCGCTCATTTGCAACCAATGAGCTTCTCAAAGTTACTCCTCCAGGTAACTGTTCTGAATAACGTTCGTTAAGTACCAAAGAAACTAATTCTTCTGAACTTAATAGCTTGTTTTTTAATCCCAATTGTTCAGCGACAGCACGAATATTCTCCGCGCTGATTACACGACCGAGTACTTTCTCTCCATCACTCAATTGCAGTCGAAATACTCGACTATTCTGAATCGGTAGAGTTTTCCAAATCGGTAGAAGTATTCCTGTTACCAAATGAATGTAATCAGTAGTAAACTTAGCCAGTTGGGATACTTCTTTTGACCACGCCGCGACGAACGCCTCTGTTGAAACCTGCTTCCAGGTTGACGACTCCAACTTATCAACTGGGACACGAGTTTCCTTCTGTGGTCGCACCAGCAAAACCCTTGGTACTACTCCACCCTCCGAGTCGAAAATACTGTGAGTAGGAATAGATACTGCGGCTTGACCAGATTTCTCATTAACCAAAAGCTGTCCCTGGTACTTGCTAGCTGAATCCACAGCTTCAAGAGCAGTTTGAATGTTGTTCTTTTGAACACGCTCAATTTTCAAGTAGTTGGTTGTGCTATTTGTTGCAGGGTGTGTATAAACTGCTTCCTGGCTTTCGATGGTAAACCGTTCAGCCCTGAGCGTTTCAACACCAGCCTCAAAGATACCTGCCGCGATCGCTGCTTCGATTTGTTGGCTTAACAATAACTCGAACCTCTCAAAAATGATATTCTGCATCCCAATTCTCAAAGCTAGCAGCCGATTGAGGAATTGACGCAAAGGTGGGAGGTCAATTTTCATTCCGCCCTCATGAGAGGTCAGTGATAATCCGGTCATTTGCTCAAATTTTCCTAAAGGCACTTCGTAAAATCGACCTTGGAATATCTGCTTGAATAACTCATACAGTGCGTACTCTGCGTACTGTGACTCTAGGTTGTCTTGTGCTGAGAATATCCCATTGCCACCCGTCTGCCGTTGACCGCGAGTAAGAGCGCCCAAGCTATCCAGCCTTCGGGCAATGGTTGAGATAAAGCGGCGTTCACCTATAACGTTAGTGGTAACAGGTCTGAACACGGGTGCTGATGCTTGATTTGTCCGGTGTGAGCGCCCCAGACCTTGAATCGCGTTATCTGCCCTCCAACCAGCTTCAAGTAAGTAGTGCGATCGCCGTTTCCGGTTGACGGCGTTCAAATCTGCATGGTAACTTCTGCCTGTGCCGCCAGCGTCACTGAAGATGAGGATTTGTTTGTCACCCTGCATAAAAGCGTTAGTTTCCGCAATATTCGCCCCACTACCCCGTGAATCAACGAACAAACGCCCTGAATCATCTTTCAAAACTCGCTTGCTACGACCTGTGACTTCAGCCACTTGCTTGTGACCAAAATGCCACAGCAATTGTTCTAATGCTCCAGGGATTGGGTCAAGGCTTGCTAATCGGTCAACTAGCGCCGAACGCAAAGCCACAGCTTCTTGTGAGATGATGGGCGAACCATCAGCATCAAAGGCTGGTTCGGAGCGTTCTTCACCATCTGAGGAGGAATGTATCTCATGGAGATGAATCGGAAAAGCGCTCATCAAATAATCCATGACATATTCCCGTGGAGTTAAATCAAGGTTTAAGTCCTTCCACTCATCTACCGGAATCCCATAGAGTCGGCGCTTGAGTAATTCCTCATTAGTCGAAACTATTTGGATTACAACAGCATGACCAAGGGCTAGATCCTGCTCAATGGCTTGAATCAATTTTGGGCATTTCATCCCGGTCAGCAAATGGTTAAAAAATCGTTGTTTGTGGGATTCAAACTGTGACATGGCGGACATTTTAGCCATACGGTTGTATGTTTTCGCGCCGGAGATATTACACGCTTCTAACGCCTTGTATAAGTTATTGTGGATAATTTGAAAAGCTTCTGAGTAACTGTTATAGATTCTTTCTTGGGTAGGAGTTAAATCAATTTCCAATGTGTGATATTCAACACCTTCAAAACTGAGACTCCGCGAAAGATACAGACCTAGCGCCTTCAAATCCCGAGCAACGACTTCCATCGCGGCGATACCACCGCCCTCTATGGATTCCACAAAATCCTCACGGGAGGTAAACGGGAAATCTCCAGTCTGCCAAAGTCCCAGACGATTTGCGTAGGAGAGGTTGGATACCTTTGTCGCTCCAGTTGCTGATACGTAGATAACCCGTGCCTGCGGTAATGCGTTTTGCAACCTCAGCCCAACAATGCCTTGCTGGGATGCTGCAACCATACCGAGTTTACCTTCTTGTGCCATTGCGTTACCCATTGCGTGGCATTCGTCAAAGGCGATCGCTCCCTCAAAATCAATGCCAGCCCACTCAACAATTTGCTTAAGCCGACTTTTACCATTCTTTTGAGAACGTAGAGTTGAGTACGTACAGAATAGAATGCCTTGGGTGAAAGGGATGAGGTCGCCAAGTTTGATGTTGCTCAGGTCGATAATGTCTTTTTCAGCACCTCCTAAAGCACACCAGTCTCTACGAGCATCTTCAATTAAGGCGGAACTTTTAGATACCCAAATTGCTTTTCGCCGCCCCTGACACCAGTTGTCGAGGATGATTCCCGCACATTGTCTACCCTTACCGGCACCCGTCCCATCGCCAAGAAACCAGCCACGCCGAAATCTAACAGCGTTTTCTGAGCTAGTTGCTGCTACAGTCACATTATCCCAAGAATCATCCACAATATAAGACCCAGACAGAAATTCACAGTGCGCCTGACCTGCGTAAATCACGCTTTCAAGTTGTGCCTCTGACAACAAGGCTTGTGTGATAATGTTGCTGGGAAGATGCGGTTTATAAGTTGGTGCTGGTGGCGAAACAAGTGCTAGGGCTGCACTCTCACAAAGCAGCGAGGGATGAGGTAAAGCATCTTTAATTCGGATTCGTTGTGGGCGATAGGTTTCATATAAAGTATCTTTGAGTCCTTCTGTAGCAGACCACTCAACGACTTCGTATTCCAGAATAACTACATCTGGAATTGAAGAAAGTGTTTCTGCTTGAGTTACCACAGAGCGTTTTGGCAATTGAACGACTTTTGCCTTCGCCACAGCAGCTTTGACATCTGAGCCTTCCCACGGAGATCGCTGTGGCAACTGCTGAACCAGTGCCAGTATTTCAGGCAGATTTAAAGTTTCAGTAATGCAAGGAATTTCGCCGGGATTATCAGCCGGGACTTTATCAATGACAGTAATCCGGGTTTCCATCGTTGTCCCATGCAAGGCATAAGCTTTCCCAATGACCCCCACTGAAAGCACAATTCGCGCTTTTTCTTGCCACTTAAGGAAAGTCTCTAGCCAGCTTGGGTTAGCCGGAGAGAACCAATTGGCTGTGATTGTTACCAGCCGCCCACCGTTGCATAACCTTTGCAATGCCGAGTTGATGTGGTTCTTTGTTGCGTCGGGATTGCGATCGCTGATCTTGGGAGATGATGAAAAGGGTGGATTCATCAAAACAACCGAAGGCTGAGTCTTACCAGCTAAATAATCGTTAATCTGCTCGGCATTCACAGAGAATAGTGGTGTGCTAGGGAACAATCGCCGTAGAATCTTTGCTCTGTCGTCGGCTAGTTCGTTGAGCATAAGACTTGCACCTTGAAGTTTGGCGAACTGGGCTAAAATCCCAGTACCAGCAGATGGTTCAAGAATCAGGTCGTTGTTTGTGATTTGTCCTGCCAATGCTACTAGGTACGCTAGGGGTAGCGGAGTCGAGAACTGCTGAAGTTTTAGTTGCTCCTCGCTGCGGCGGGTATGTGTGGGGCAGAGTAACTCAAGCCGTCGCATTTCTTCTAAGGGATTATCAGATAATCCTTGTTGCCGCAGATAGAGAATTAATGCAACCTCAACAGCTTCGTAAGCATCTTTCCACTGCCACGCCCCTGATGCCGCAGTTCCGTTAAAATAACGATTCATCTGCGATTGGATTGCTCTGTTTGCCAAAGGTTGATTCTTAATCAATAATTTGGCAAGTTCATGTCCGGCGCTGACAATGGATTGCCCGTAGTCTAAAACTGTTTGCACATCAAACAGTGAGCCTTGGATTGCATTAACCATGACTGTATATATGGAGTATTGATTTCACAAAAACTTGGCGTAGCCGATACTGCACAGTCAGATTCGTACAGTGATCGCGTTTTCAGAATAGCGATCGCTCGTTTAATTAAGCCGACTGCTTGCGTGGTCTTGCGGGTTTTCGTGGAGCTTTGGTAGATGTAGCCTTTGCAGTAGTGCCAATAGTTTTGGTAGTTTTGGTAGACTTGGGCTTGGCGGTTTTAGCCTTAGATTTCGGTTGTACTTTTGCGGCTGGTGGTAGCAGTCTTAATGAGGGGAATGGGAGTACAACTGGCTGAGTTTCGGTAGAACTGTTGTGAGACTCTAATTCTAATGTCCAGGGATCAGAAATTTCCTCAAACTCTGATGTAACGAAGGGAATTTGTTGAGGTTCGACTTCTACTTGTTCAGTGTTAGATAGTGGCTCAAATTGAGTTGCTGTTATTGCGGATTCAGAACCGGAATTGAATTGTGCAATTGCAATAGATGGTAATGGCACAACATAAAGTCTGTCAATAAAATCGAAAATCATCAGAGCAACAAAGCTCATCACAATAACTTCAATAGCTTGGGTAAGCAGAGATTGAATATCCATTGTATTTCTCCAAAATCTTTAATGTTCACAAAGGTCACGCGAAGCGCTAACAGTCTCGTAATCAAGTAACAGACGCATACAAGAAGTTTTAAAAAGGAATATGAATTTCTTCATCCTCAAAGAAATTCATCGAGAGACTAAGGTTTGAAGGGCTACTTAAGTCTCGGACTATTTTGTAATTAGCTTCATGCCAAGAAGTATCACTTAAATGTTTTATTTAGCCATTCTTCTAAGTGACTTTGCAGTTCGGAATTATTCGCAATCAACTCTTTTTCTTCAATTGTCCAAACTCTTTGAATCGTGTCAGAAACAGCTTCAAAAATGGAGTCTTCCAATTGTTTCGGATTCATTTGGATCTATTAGTTCAATAACTTTCACTCTCTTTCTCGCAAAGCGATTGCCCAGAAACTTGTGTAAAATATGCTAAACACACGGGTACAACTTGAGCCAATGCTCGATTACGTTAGTGCAGCAATGGCATTTTATATCACAATGCTTCCAGTGCAGGAGTGGATATTGGAATTCCGCCTGGGTTATCTCGGTCGCTACTGGAGTTTGATAAGTGTTGCTGGCTTATTAATCGGGTTTTTGCTCTGTGCGCTGATATTTGTGCCACTGATCATTAATATGACG is part of the Nostoc cf. commune SO-36 genome and harbors:
- a CDS encoding strawberry notch-like NTP hydrolase domain-containing protein is translated as MVNAIQGSLFDVQTVLDYGQSIVSAGHELAKLLIKNQPLANRAIQSQMNRYFNGTAASGAWQWKDAYEAVEVALILYLRQQGLSDNPLEEMRRLELLCPTHTRRSEEQLKLQQFSTPLPLAYLVALAGQITNNDLILEPSAGTGILAQFAKLQGASLMLNELADDRAKILRRLFPSTPLFSVNAEQINDYLAGKTQPSVVLMNPPFSSSPKISDRNPDATKNHINSALQRLCNGGRLVTITANWFSPANPSWLETFLKWQEKARIVLSVGVIGKAYALHGTTMETRITVIDKVPADNPGEIPCITETLNLPEILALVQQLPQRSPWEGSDVKAAVAKAKVVQLPKRSVVTQAETLSSIPDVVILEYEVVEWSATEGLKDTLYETYRPQRIRIKDALPHPSLLCESAALALVSPPAPTYKPHLPSNIITQALLSEAQLESVIYAGQAHCEFLSGSYIVDDSWDNVTVAATSSENAVRFRRGWFLGDGTGAGKGRQCAGIILDNWCQGRRKAIWVSKSSALIEDARRDWCALGGAEKDIIDLSNIKLGDLIPFTQGILFCTYSTLRSQKNGKSRLKQIVEWAGIDFEGAIAFDECHAMGNAMAQEGKLGMVAASQQGIVGLRLQNALPQARVIYVSATGATKVSNLSYANRLGLWQTGDFPFTSREDFVESIEGGGIAAMEVVARDLKALGLYLSRSLSFEGVEYHTLEIDLTPTQERIYNSYSEAFQIIHNNLYKALEACNISGAKTYNRMAKMSAMSQFESHKQRFFNHLLTGMKCPKLIQAIEQDLALGHAVVIQIVSTNEELLKRRLYGIPVDEWKDLNLDLTPREYVMDYLMSAFPIHLHEIHSSSDGEERSEPAFDADGSPIISQEAVALRSALVDRLASLDPIPGALEQLLWHFGHKQVAEVTGRSKRVLKDDSGRLFVDSRGSGANIAETNAFMQGDKQILIFSDAGGTGRSYHADLNAVNRKRRSHYLLEAGWRADNAIQGLGRSHRTNQASAPVFRPVTTNVIGERRFISTIARRLDSLGALTRGQRQTGGNGIFSAQDNLESQYAEYALYELFKQIFQGRFYEVPLGKFEQMTGLSLTSHEGGMKIDLPPLRQFLNRLLALRIGMQNIIFERFELLLSQQIEAAIAAGIFEAGVETLRAERFTIESQEAVYTHPATNSTTNYLKIERVQKNNIQTALEAVDSASKYQGQLLVNEKSGQAAVSIPTHSIFDSEGGVVPRVLLVRPQKETRVPVDKLESSTWKQVSTEAFVAAWSKEVSQLAKFTTDYIHLVTGILLPIWKTLPIQNSRVFRLQLSDGEKVLGRVISAENIRAVAEQLGLKNKLLSSEELVSLVLNERYSEQLPGGVTLRSSLVANERRIELVNALSLADRLVAVGCFTEIIQWKKRVFIPANSKAPSILKAVIEILG